From a region of the Desulfomonilaceae bacterium genome:
- the tuf gene encoding elongation factor Tu yields MGKAKFERTKPHVNVGTIGHIDHGKTTLTAAITRTLAKRGLASYVPFEEIDKAPEEKERGITIATAHVEYQTDKRHYAHVDCPGHADYIKNMITGAAQMDGAILVVGANDGPMPQTREHILLARQVGVPYVVVFLNKVDMVDDPELIELVELELRELLSSYDFPGDDIPIIRGSALKALEAGDPKHPDCKCILELMEAIDTYIPVPQRDVDKPFLMPIEDVFSISGRGTVVTGRVERGQIKVGEEVEIVGIKDTRKTVCTGVEMFRKVLDSGQAGDNVGLLLRGIKREDVERGQVVALPGSITPHTKFKAETYILGKEEGGRHTPFFNGYRPQFYFRTTDVTGIITLPEGVEMVMPGDNVALEAHLITPIAMEKELRFAIREGGRTVGAGVVSEVIE; encoded by the coding sequence ATGGGCAAGGCGAAGTTTGAGCGTACGAAGCCACACGTGAACGTAGGGACGATAGGTCACATCGATCACGGCAAGACGACGTTGACAGCGGCAATAACGCGGACGTTGGCTAAGCGGGGATTGGCCTCGTATGTGCCTTTCGAGGAGATCGACAAGGCGCCCGAGGAGAAAGAGCGCGGCATTACGATAGCTACGGCTCACGTGGAGTATCAGACGGACAAAAGGCATTACGCTCATGTGGATTGTCCGGGACACGCCGATTATATCAAGAACATGATCACCGGCGCGGCCCAGATGGATGGAGCTATCCTTGTTGTGGGAGCCAATGATGGTCCTATGCCTCAGACAAGAGAGCATATACTGTTGGCTCGTCAGGTTGGTGTTCCCTATGTAGTGGTTTTTTTGAACAAAGTCGACATGGTTGACGATCCGGAACTCATAGAGTTGGTTGAGTTGGAATTGAGAGAGCTATTGAGTTCTTATGATTTTCCGGGAGACGATATACCGATTATCAGGGGCAGCGCGTTAAAGGCTTTGGAGGCTGGTGATCCCAAGCATCCCGACTGCAAGTGCATACTTGAGTTGATGGAGGCTATAGACACCTATATACCTGTGCCTCAAAGAGACGTAGACAAGCCCTTCCTGATGCCGATAGAGGATGTGTTCAGCATTTCCGGACGAGGCACGGTTGTTACCGGTAGGGTCGAGCGTGGTCAGATCAAGGTTGGGGAAGAAGTTGAGATAGTAGGGATCAAGGACACCCGCAAGACGGTTTGCACTGGTGTTGAGATGTTCCGCAAGGTATTGGATTCCGGTCAGGCCGGAGACAATGTTGGTCTTCTTCTTCGAGGCATCAAGCGAGAAGATGTTGAGAGGGGCCAGGTAGTGGCGTTGCCCGGGTCGATCACTCCCCATACCAAGTTCAAGGCCGAGACATACATTCTGGGTAAAGAGGAAGGTGGACGTCATACTCCATTTTTCAACGGATACAGGCCTCAGTTTTACTTCAGGACTACCGACGTGACAGGCATTATAACGCTTCCTGAGGGAGTCGAGATGGTGATGCCCGGTGATAATGTGGCTCTTGAAGCGCATCTTATCACCCCTATCGCCATGGAAAAAGAACTCCGCTTCGCTATCAGGGAAGGCGGAAGAACCGTTGGCGCCGGCGTCGTCTCTGAAGTTATTGAATAG
- the fusA gene encoding elongation factor G: protein MNLESITTTRNIGIMAHIDAGKTTTTERILYYTGVSHKIGEVHDGKAVMDWMEQEQERGITITSAATTCQWKSHRINVIDTPGHVDFTIEVERSLRVLDGAVAVFCGVGGVEPQSETVWKQADRYSIPRIAFINKMDRVGADEKRVMEMMKSRLRTTPLALQIPIGKEDKFSGVIDLVNFKAIKFDEASMGVTYAIDDIPDDLMDEALAARSQLVESVCELDDGLLEKYLEGDTDIPAQKLLETIRQGTLDLKITPVLMGSAFKNKGIQPLLDAVINFLPSPMDVPPVEGKDTSGSPVTREIDGPLAALAFKVMNDPYTGTLTFIRIYSGKLSAGSSILNVNSGKKERIGRCLKMHANQREEIKDAAAGEIIALVGMKNTKTGDSLTDEDHPLLLESMDFPEPVISVSLAPKSRDGVDRLSKSLGRLLREDPSLRVRTDKETGQTILSGMGELHLEIIVDRLLREFQVEAVVGEPEVAFRETLTKDVRINYRHVKQTGGKGQFAEVAMDIKPLPRATGFEFVDKITGGTIPKEFIKPVEDGIRWAMEAGVLAGYPVVDIRVTLFDGKFHEVDSSEMAFKMAGFMAFKDACRKGASVLLEPIMDVEVVAPGEFLGDVLGDLTSRRGKILGMESRLGVQTVGVRVPLARMFGYATDLRSLTQGRATFTMRFSHYEPAPQSVTEKVVAQFKQSGGAHGQGEV from the coding sequence AGTCCACGACGGGAAAGCTGTCATGGACTGGATGGAACAGGAACAGGAAAGAGGCATTACGATTACTTCCGCAGCTACGACATGTCAGTGGAAAAGCCACCGAATCAATGTCATCGACACACCGGGACACGTTGATTTCACGATAGAAGTTGAACGTTCCCTGCGAGTGTTGGATGGAGCTGTGGCGGTTTTCTGCGGGGTCGGCGGCGTGGAGCCACAGTCGGAAACCGTTTGGAAACAGGCCGATCGTTACAGCATCCCAAGAATTGCTTTTATTAATAAGATGGACAGAGTAGGCGCCGACGAAAAAAGAGTGATGGAGATGATGAAGAGTCGACTACGGACTACTCCACTGGCGCTTCAAATTCCCATCGGCAAGGAAGACAAATTCTCTGGTGTTATTGATCTTGTCAATTTCAAGGCTATAAAATTCGATGAGGCCTCTATGGGTGTCACGTACGCGATCGATGACATCCCTGATGACCTCATGGATGAGGCCCTCGCTGCTCGATCGCAGCTCGTAGAGTCGGTCTGTGAACTTGACGACGGTCTCCTAGAGAAATACCTGGAGGGTGATACTGATATTCCCGCTCAAAAACTGCTGGAAACCATTCGACAGGGCACACTGGATTTAAAAATAACCCCTGTCCTCATGGGCTCAGCGTTCAAAAATAAAGGCATACAGCCCCTGCTGGATGCGGTCATTAACTTCTTACCATCACCGATGGATGTTCCACCGGTGGAAGGCAAAGACACCTCCGGCTCCCCTGTTACGCGTGAAATCGACGGACCCCTAGCAGCTTTGGCTTTTAAGGTCATGAACGACCCCTATACCGGGACCCTGACCTTCATTAGAATCTATTCCGGAAAACTTTCCGCAGGTTCCAGCATCCTCAACGTTAATTCCGGCAAAAAAGAACGGATTGGACGATGTCTCAAGATGCACGCGAATCAACGGGAAGAAATCAAGGATGCCGCCGCCGGTGAAATAATTGCGCTAGTAGGTATGAAAAATACCAAAACCGGTGATTCCCTGACTGATGAAGATCACCCTCTCCTCTTGGAATCTATGGATTTTCCGGAACCGGTCATCTCTGTCTCTTTGGCTCCCAAGTCACGGGATGGCGTCGATAGGCTTTCGAAAAGTCTGGGCAGACTGCTCCGAGAGGATCCCTCACTTCGCGTAAGAACGGACAAGGAAACCGGGCAGACAATACTTTCCGGCATGGGGGAATTGCATCTCGAAATCATTGTTGATCGTCTCCTACGGGAATTTCAGGTTGAGGCGGTGGTTGGTGAACCTGAGGTCGCATTTCGGGAGACGCTTACCAAGGATGTTCGTATTAATTACAGGCATGTAAAACAGACAGGCGGCAAGGGTCAATTCGCTGAAGTGGCAATGGATATCAAGCCTCTTCCCCGCGCCACCGGATTTGAATTTGTCGATAAGATCACGGGTGGAACTATCCCCAAGGAATTTATCAAGCCTGTAGAAGACGGCATTCGATGGGCAATGGAGGCTGGTGTTCTTGCGGGTTATCCAGTGGTCGACATCAGAGTGACCCTTTTTGATGGGAAGTTCCACGAAGTTGATTCGTCGGAAATGGCTTTCAAAATGGCGGGGTTCATGGCCTTCAAAGATGCGTGTAGAAAAGGCGCCTCTGTTCTACTCGAGCCCATTATGGATGTCGAAGTCGTAGCCCCTGGAGAATTTTTGGGTGACGTTTTGGGAGATTTGACCTCAAGACGCGGCAAGATTCTCGGGATGGAAAGCCGACTCGGAGTACAGACTGTTGGAGTTCGAGTGCCTTTGGCGCGTATGTTCGGATACGCAACCGACTTGAGAAGCTTGACGCAAGGCCGCGCCACATTCACTATGAGATTTTCACACTACGAACCGGCGCCGCAATCCGTTACGGAAAAGGTTGTCGCACAATTTAAACAATCTGGAGGAGCCCATGGGCAAGGCGAAGTTTGA
- the rplC gene encoding 50S ribosomal protein L3, whose amino-acid sequence MVNGLIGIKLGMLQMFDESGHSLGVSVVQAGPCRVVQKKPNSRVQLGYGSAKESRLSKPVLGQFNKFGVPPCQVLRDFAVENVDEIQIGQEVGPDIFNPGDIVKVVGVGKGKGFAGVVKKWNFGGGRATHGSRSHRIPGSVGQCAWPSRIFKGKKMPGRMGGKSVTAPTVQVVEVRSDENLLFLRGPIPGPRGSIVLIRKR is encoded by the coding sequence ATGGTTAATGGCTTGATAGGTATAAAACTTGGGATGTTACAGATGTTTGATGAATCCGGTCACTCCCTGGGGGTGTCCGTGGTTCAGGCTGGACCATGCAGGGTTGTTCAAAAAAAACCCAACTCCAGAGTTCAGCTCGGATATGGTAGCGCCAAAGAAAGTCGATTGTCCAAACCGGTTTTAGGGCAATTCAACAAATTCGGTGTCCCTCCTTGCCAGGTACTGCGTGATTTCGCAGTGGAGAACGTAGACGAAATCCAAATCGGGCAGGAAGTCGGTCCAGACATTTTCAATCCTGGAGACATAGTTAAGGTCGTCGGCGTGGGTAAAGGCAAAGGATTTGCTGGTGTTGTCAAAAAGTGGAATTTTGGTGGCGGCCGCGCAACCCACGGGTCTCGTTCGCATCGTATTCCAGGATCAGTTGGACAATGCGCCTGGCCCTCCCGAATCTTCAAGGGCAAAAAGATGCCTGGTCGAATGGGTGGAAAGAGCGTAACCGCTCCAACCGTTCAGGTCGTAGAGGTCCGGTCCGACGAGAACTTACTTTTCCTCAGGGGCCCCATACCCGGACCCCGTGGCTCGATTGTGTTGATAAGGAAACGATAA
- the rplD gene encoding 50S ribosomal protein L4, giving the protein MALVDVINQNGEKVDSIELEDHIFKAEIRDSLVQQVVVWQLAKRRSGSASTKTRGQVRGGGKKPWRQKGTGRARAGTSRSPVWAGGGTVFGPHPRSYAFSLPKKVRKAALCSVLSAKLRDDKLTVLDKIEMEAPKTKLFAEILKKLGTQDQKTLFLVPEKNPDLTRASRNLYRALVLPTEGMNVYDLLRFERLTILKDALPRLSERLG; this is encoded by the coding sequence ATGGCTCTAGTAGACGTGATTAACCAAAACGGAGAAAAGGTCGATTCAATAGAGCTTGAGGACCATATTTTCAAGGCCGAGATTCGTGACAGTTTGGTTCAACAGGTTGTCGTTTGGCAATTAGCCAAGCGTCGGTCCGGCTCCGCTTCTACGAAAACGCGCGGACAGGTGCGCGGCGGCGGAAAGAAGCCTTGGCGTCAAAAAGGCACGGGGCGCGCCAGAGCAGGTACGAGCAGGTCTCCTGTGTGGGCTGGCGGTGGAACAGTATTCGGACCACATCCACGGTCATACGCGTTTTCCCTTCCAAAGAAGGTCCGGAAGGCGGCTCTTTGCTCTGTTTTGAGCGCTAAACTGCGGGACGATAAGCTTACCGTCTTGGACAAGATCGAGATGGAGGCCCCTAAAACCAAGCTATTTGCGGAAATTCTCAAAAAGCTCGGAACACAGGATCAGAAAACTCTCTTTCTAGTGCCGGAGAAAAATCCGGATCTGACACGGGCGTCCAGAAACCTTTACCGGGCCTTGGTCCTACCAACAGAGGGTATGAACGTATATGACCTTCTCAGGTTTGAACGTCTCACCATATTGAAAGACGCTCTCCCCAGATTATCAGAGAGGTTGGGCTAA
- the rpsJ gene encoding 30S ribosomal protein S10: MQALKIRIRLKAYDHKLLDQSAAEIVDTAWRTGAKVAGPIPLPTRIHKYCVLRSPHIDKKSREQFEIRVHKRLIDILEPTQQTLDALMKLDLSPGVDVEIKA, from the coding sequence ATGCAAGCGCTGAAAATTAGGATCAGGTTAAAAGCCTACGACCATAAACTCTTGGACCAGTCGGCAGCCGAGATCGTCGACACAGCCTGGAGAACGGGAGCAAAGGTGGCGGGCCCAATACCCCTTCCGACTCGGATACATAAGTACTGCGTTCTGCGCTCGCCTCACATAGACAAAAAATCGCGTGAACAATTCGAGATCAGAGTCCACAAGAGATTGATAGACATTTTGGAACCAACACAGCAGACACTGGACGCACTGATGAAGTTGGATTTATCCCCGGGAGTGGATGTCGAAATAAAGGCGTGA